One Paracidovorax avenae ATCC 19860 genomic region harbors:
- the flhF gene encoding flagellar biosynthesis protein FlhF, with translation MNIKRFTAPTSREALAKARMAFGDGTLILSNRQIAGGVEVMATAEDTLSSLESAAAEPAPAAPRLQERAPAASRLQERAADMAANPAQSSRPLRAAQRAEAPRNPVAQDTEQLAMSTLSFQDYVRERMLRRRHEAMHGAAPAPAPAPAAAPQQFLQPERAPLSRPEAPRMAERTMAPASAPLPRHNPMHAIPLGLPPEQPVRERRVQAPVPSLAQEAGQQNLMSELQSMKDLIEDRFNTLAWLGQARQNPIQSNLMLKLIRAGYSPSLARAVLERLPEELGAGHAVRWLMEVLERNLKTDAHQRPLYEEGGVYAMVGATGVGKTTTTAKLAALCARIHGPASVGLITLDTYRVGAHEQLRSYGRMLGVVAHLAHDRAALQDLLGLLAGKKMVLIDTTGIAPRDPRKRDMLDVLDLPGVNRLLVLNAGCHGDTLDDVLTGFRTGGSQQAILSKVDEAVKLGPAVDALIRHQMVLRGVTNGQRVPEDWEAADAQKLIATSMRSPAKSAFDPKASDLNFFFSHSPELATERALVDA, from the coding sequence ATGAACATCAAACGCTTTACCGCTCCCACCTCCCGTGAGGCCCTGGCCAAGGCACGCATGGCCTTCGGGGACGGCACGCTGATCCTGTCGAACCGCCAGATCGCCGGCGGCGTCGAGGTGATGGCCACCGCGGAAGACACGCTGTCCTCGCTGGAGAGCGCCGCTGCCGAGCCGGCACCCGCCGCCCCCAGGCTCCAGGAACGCGCCCCGGCCGCCTCCCGGCTGCAGGAACGCGCCGCCGACATGGCCGCCAACCCGGCGCAGTCGAGCCGGCCGCTGCGCGCGGCGCAGCGGGCCGAGGCCCCACGCAACCCGGTGGCGCAGGACACGGAACAGCTGGCGATGAGCACGCTCTCCTTCCAGGACTACGTGCGAGAGCGCATGCTGCGCCGCCGCCACGAAGCCATGCACGGTGCGGCGCCCGCCCCCGCCCCCGCCCCCGCCGCCGCACCACAGCAGTTCCTGCAGCCCGAGCGAGCGCCGCTGTCCCGCCCCGAAGCCCCGCGCATGGCCGAACGCACCATGGCACCCGCCAGCGCCCCGCTGCCGCGGCACAACCCGATGCACGCCATCCCCCTGGGACTGCCGCCCGAGCAGCCCGTGCGCGAACGCCGCGTGCAGGCTCCCGTGCCCTCGCTCGCCCAGGAAGCGGGCCAGCAGAACCTGATGAGCGAGCTGCAGTCCATGAAGGACCTCATCGAGGACCGCTTCAACACGCTGGCCTGGCTGGGCCAGGCACGGCAGAACCCGATCCAGTCCAACCTGATGCTCAAGCTCATCCGGGCGGGCTATTCGCCCTCGCTGGCGCGCGCCGTGCTGGAGCGCCTGCCCGAAGAGCTGGGTGCCGGCCATGCCGTGCGCTGGCTGATGGAGGTGCTGGAACGCAACCTCAAGACCGATGCGCACCAGCGCCCGCTCTATGAAGAAGGCGGGGTGTATGCGATGGTGGGGGCCACCGGCGTGGGCAAGACGACCACGACCGCCAAGCTCGCCGCCCTGTGCGCCCGCATCCACGGCCCGGCCAGCGTCGGCCTGATCACCCTGGACACCTACCGCGTGGGCGCCCACGAGCAGCTGCGCTCCTACGGCCGCATGCTCGGCGTGGTGGCGCACCTCGCCCATGACCGCGCCGCCCTGCAGGACCTGCTCGGCCTGCTGGCCGGCAAGAAGATGGTGCTGATCGACACCACCGGCATCGCCCCGCGCGACCCGCGCAAGCGCGACATGCTCGATGTGCTCGACCTGCCCGGCGTGAACCGCCTTCTGGTGCTCAACGCGGGCTGCCACGGCGACACGCTGGACGATGTGCTCACCGGCTTCAGGACCGGCGGCTCGCAGCAGGCGATCCTCTCCAAGGTGGACGAGGCCGTGAAGCTCGGCCCGGCCGTGGATGCGCTGATCCGCCACCAGATGGTGCTGCGCGGCGTGACCAACGGCCAGCGCGTGCCAGAGGACTGGGAAGCGGCCGATGCCCAGAAGCTGATCGCCACCTCCATGCGCTCGCCCGCGAAGTCGGCGTTCGACCCGAAGGCCTCGGACCTGAACTTCTTCTTCTCGCACTCTCCCGAACTCGCCACGGAAAGGGCCCTGGTCGATGCTTGA
- a CDS encoding RNA polymerase sigma factor FliA — protein MYTAKGQLNRDALIRQHAPLVRRIAHHMIAKLPPNVELDDLIQVGMIGLSEALSRYEVTQGVQFETFASQRIRGAMLDELREGDWMSRSSRKSQKEIEHAVTRLEQKLGRSPLESEIATELELSLAEYQSLLSKVRGTQLVYLEDMTHGDDDDGFLDRHVADSAADPMAMLRDQRLRASLVAAIKALPEREQQIMGMYYEHDMNLKEIAAVLGVTESRICQLHSQSIARLRAKMRSH, from the coding sequence ATGTACACCGCCAAAGGACAGCTCAACCGCGATGCATTGATCCGCCAGCACGCGCCGCTGGTCCGACGGATCGCGCACCACATGATCGCGAAGCTCCCGCCCAACGTGGAGCTGGACGACCTGATCCAGGTCGGCATGATCGGGCTCAGCGAGGCCCTGTCGCGCTACGAGGTGACGCAGGGCGTGCAGTTCGAGACCTTCGCCTCCCAGCGCATCCGCGGCGCCATGCTCGACGAGCTGCGCGAAGGCGACTGGATGTCGCGCAGTTCACGCAAGAGCCAGAAGGAGATCGAGCATGCCGTGACCCGGCTGGAGCAGAAGCTCGGCCGCAGCCCGCTCGAGTCCGAGATCGCCACGGAGCTGGAACTCAGCCTCGCGGAATACCAGTCCCTGCTGAGCAAGGTGCGCGGCACCCAGCTGGTCTACCTGGAAGACATGACGCACGGCGACGACGATGACGGCTTCCTCGACCGCCACGTGGCCGACAGCGCGGCCGACCCCATGGCCATGCTGCGCGACCAGCGCCTGCGCGCCTCCCTGGTGGCGGCGATCAAGGCGCTGCCGGAGCGGGAGCAGCAGATCATGGGCATGTACTACGAGCACGACATGAACCTGAAGGAAATCGCCGCGGTGCTGGGCGTGACCGAATCGCGCATCTGCCAGCTGCACAGCCAGTCGATCGCGCGGCTGCGGGCGAAGATGCGCAGCCACTGA